A portion of the Microlunatus phosphovorus NM-1 genome contains these proteins:
- a CDS encoding sugar transferase, with amino-acid sequence MPVGHTSAPPSASLRRRNFIAWSRRYVLTLVLADGLIGAAAAVVPSRFSNSLDGEFALVAVLAILGAIAWPTSISLARGYVRNRVGVGSEELRAVPRAGVALVVAGAFPAGLLGQQTLLTLVVVGVPFAVLLSTSIRYFARKALHRRQRTGFDVRHVVVVGSSRAVRELTDRLNREKQCGMKVVGACLPSHEVGDVSDFGIPVLGDLSSVARIVRRLDCDAVAVTSDDSTRDTYLRKLAWSLEGTGVEMLVDPGLVEVAGPRMHIRPLMGAPLLHIEQPHFSGWRRVIKRGSDLVITSLGLVLISPVILVIALLIKLQDGGPILFRQKRVGRDGEEFWMYKFRSMVIDAEARKAALMAHNEGKGGLFKLTEDPRITPLGKFLRDFSLDELPQLFNVLNGSMSLVGPRPHLANEIAQMPSEATRRALVTPGLTGLWQVSGRSDLEGDEAVRLDLRYVENWTFTLDILILWKTASAVLAKRGAR; translated from the coding sequence ATGCCGGTAGGGCACACATCGGCTCCGCCGTCGGCAAGCCTACGACGACGCAACTTCATCGCTTGGAGCCGCCGGTACGTCCTGACCTTGGTCCTTGCCGATGGACTCATCGGAGCCGCCGCGGCTGTTGTACCAAGTCGCTTCAGCAACAGCCTCGACGGTGAGTTCGCGCTGGTAGCCGTCCTCGCGATTCTCGGGGCAATCGCGTGGCCGACGTCCATCAGCCTTGCCCGTGGCTATGTGCGCAACCGTGTTGGCGTGGGCTCCGAGGAACTTCGAGCGGTCCCACGTGCCGGGGTCGCTCTCGTCGTTGCCGGTGCATTTCCAGCAGGCTTGCTTGGGCAGCAGACCCTTCTCACGCTCGTCGTGGTCGGCGTGCCATTCGCGGTGCTGCTGAGTACTTCGATTCGATACTTTGCACGTAAAGCACTTCATCGTCGACAGCGGACTGGATTCGATGTGCGCCATGTCGTGGTGGTCGGCTCATCGCGAGCGGTACGAGAACTGACAGATCGGCTCAACCGTGAGAAGCAATGCGGGATGAAGGTGGTTGGTGCGTGCCTCCCGAGCCACGAGGTCGGAGACGTGAGCGACTTCGGGATCCCGGTCCTGGGCGACCTGAGCAGCGTGGCGCGGATAGTCCGCCGACTCGATTGCGACGCCGTCGCTGTCACCAGCGATGACTCAACCCGGGACACGTACCTCAGAAAGCTGGCCTGGTCCCTTGAAGGCACCGGAGTCGAGATGCTCGTTGACCCCGGCCTGGTCGAGGTCGCCGGTCCTCGAATGCACATTCGACCCTTGATGGGTGCTCCGCTCCTGCACATCGAGCAACCGCACTTCAGCGGTTGGCGAAGGGTGATCAAGCGCGGCAGCGACTTGGTGATCACGTCGCTCGGACTGGTCCTGATCTCCCCGGTAATACTCGTCATCGCTCTCCTGATCAAGCTGCAGGACGGTGGCCCCATCCTCTTCAGGCAGAAGCGGGTCGGCCGGGACGGCGAAGAGTTCTGGATGTACAAGTTCCGGTCGATGGTCATTGACGCCGAGGCTCGCAAGGCAGCGCTGATGGCCCACAACGAAGGCAAGGGTGGACTCTTCAAGCTGACCGAAGACCCGCGAATCACCCCGCTGGGCAAGTTCCTTCGGGACTTCTCGCTGGATGAGCTGCCGCAGTTGTTCAACGTCTTGAACGGCTCGATGTCTCTGGTTGGTCCACGGCCTCATCTCGCAAATGAGATCGCCCAAATGCCAAGCGAGGCGACACGACGTGCCCTCGTCACGCCCGGCTTGACCGGGCTCTGGCAGGTCAGCGGGCGGTCTGACCTCGAAGGCGACGAGGCCGTCCGCCTCGATCTCCGGTACGTCGAAAACTGGACTTTCACTCTCGACATCCTCATCCTCTGGAAGACAGCGTCCGCGGTACTCGCCAAGCGCGGAGCCAGGTAA
- a CDS encoding sulfotransferase family protein produces the protein MSTRELFPDALLIGAPKAGTSALHVALAGHPEVYASPVKEPKYYLCGDAPPPAYCGPGDAHSQQEWIWRRADYRALFAAAPAGSVRLESTPFYLYLPDARRRIAEDLPNAKLVAVVRDPVDRAYSNWMHLWVDGLEPEADFAAAWRAEDARVDAGWAPFWHYQRMGRYGEQFADLFTRIDRDRVLVLRYRELVSEATRTLDRVSDFLGISTGQIAVVPPDNLRPFVRPGLRSAALGRAVRLGARAGAYARPEIWRQAVKPFYWALQHNGPRQRPKLAPEVRAELVTDCLDDIALLEDVLHESFDDWRSTTGRGSFRERTA, from the coding sequence ATGTCTACTCGGGAATTGTTCCCTGACGCCTTGCTCATCGGGGCGCCCAAGGCCGGCACCAGCGCCCTGCATGTGGCACTGGCCGGTCACCCGGAGGTGTATGCCTCGCCGGTCAAGGAGCCCAAGTACTACCTGTGCGGCGACGCTCCCCCACCGGCGTACTGCGGTCCGGGCGACGCCCACTCGCAACAGGAGTGGATCTGGCGACGTGCGGACTACCGCGCGCTGTTCGCCGCGGCGCCGGCGGGATCGGTGCGTCTGGAGAGCACGCCCTTCTATCTCTATCTCCCCGACGCCCGTCGCCGGATCGCCGAGGACCTGCCGAACGCCAAGCTGGTGGCGGTCGTCCGAGATCCGGTCGACCGGGCCTATTCCAATTGGATGCACCTCTGGGTCGACGGACTCGAACCGGAAGCCGACTTCGCCGCTGCTTGGCGGGCCGAGGACGCGCGGGTCGACGCCGGCTGGGCGCCCTTTTGGCACTACCAACGCATGGGCCGCTACGGCGAGCAGTTCGCCGATCTCTTCACCCGCATCGACCGTGACCGCGTCCTGGTGCTGCGCTATCGCGAACTGGTGTCGGAGGCGACCCGAACCTTGGACCGGGTGTCGGACTTCCTCGGCATCTCGACCGGTCAGATCGCCGTGGTCCCGCCGGACAACTTGCGGCCGTTCGTCCGCCCCGGGCTCCGGTCAGCGGCGCTCGGTCGAGCGGTACGGCTCGGGGCCCGCGCCGGAGCCTACGCACGGCCTGAGATCTGGCGCCAGGCGGTGAAGCCCTTCTACTGGGCCCTGCAGCACAACGGCCCGCGACAGCGACCGAAGCTCGCACCCGAGGTACGCGCCGAACTGGTCACCGACTGTCTCGACGACATCGCGCTGCTGGAGGACGTGCTTCACGAGTCCTTCGACGACTGGCGATCCACGACCGGACGCGGGTCCTTTCGAGAGCGAACCGCTTAG
- a CDS encoding serine O-acetyltransferase produces the protein MGNFAVDLDKIYTVKLKTHHPSLQARLGLLLLNSELHCLACYRYGQFADALRARNRFLGTLAVVTHRTWNRWVTNLHHVDISRKAKIGPGLLIMHRHGIVLGPSQIGSNCLIHQNVTIGQRIAAGDQGVPVIGDNVWIGPGAIITGAIVVGDGAVISAGTVLSKDVPPGSLVGGNPGRVITRDYDTGGMMSYSIPPELLP, from the coding sequence ATGGGCAACTTCGCGGTTGATCTTGACAAGATCTACACAGTCAAGCTCAAGACCCATCATCCGAGCCTGCAGGCTCGGCTTGGTCTTCTGCTGCTCAACTCGGAGCTTCATTGCCTGGCGTGCTACCGATACGGTCAGTTCGCTGATGCGCTCCGCGCCCGAAATAGATTCCTCGGCACGCTCGCCGTGGTCACCCACCGGACCTGGAACCGGTGGGTGACGAATCTCCATCACGTCGATATCAGCAGGAAGGCCAAGATCGGCCCAGGGCTCTTGATCATGCACCGCCACGGCATCGTGTTGGGTCCATCTCAGATTGGTAGCAACTGCCTCATCCATCAGAACGTGACCATCGGGCAACGCATTGCCGCTGGAGACCAAGGTGTGCCCGTCATCGGGGACAACGTCTGGATCGGCCCGGGTGCGATCATCACAGGTGCGATAGTCGTTGGCGATGGAGCGGTGATCTCTGCCGGAACAGTCTTGTCGAAAGACGTTCCCCCAGGATCGTTGGTCGGTGGCAATCCTGGTCGCGTGATCACTCGTGACTATGACACCGGGGGAATGATGAGCTACTCGATTCCACCAGAACTCCTACCCTAA